The sequence below is a genomic window from Terriglobales bacterium.
GCCAGTTCCGGCGAGAGCCGCACGCGAAGGTGGATCGGCGGGGGCGCGGTCTGCGCGCAACACACTGCCGCCAGAGCAACCGCGGCAAGAAATGACCCGGCGGTTTTCCGCAGGTCCCGCGGCGAGCAAGAGAACAGGCGTAAGTTCATTCGTAACCCCAATCGTCAAATTTGAAGTTCTTACTCTACCAAAGCGCCACATTCCGGCTTTGCGGCGGGCCGGTGTTGTGTTACACCTCCATGTCCCAAAACCCAGGCCAGGAGCCGCTTCCGTGCGAACCCGCGTGTTGTTGTGTTTCGTCGTTCTCGCCAGTCTCACCGTGGCTGCACAGTCCAAACGCAAGATTATCATCGACCAGGACGCGCGCGGCCCCGCCACCACCGACCAGAACGCCATCCTGCTGCTGCTGCAGTCGCCGCAGGTCGATCCGCTCGGCATCACGATTGTGAGCGGCGATCAATGGCGCGACGAAGAAGTGGCGCACACGCTCCGCATGCTGGAGCTGACCGAGCATCGCGGCGTGAAGGTATATCCCGGTGCGGTGTTTCCTCTCATCAACAGCAGGGAAGAGATTGCGCGCTGGTCCAGGCTTTACGGGCGAGTGGGATACCAGGGCGCGTGGAACGAGCGCGGCACCACGCAGCGGGTGCGCACCCCGTATCACGAGCCGTTTGTCGTGCCCGATCTGCCCGAGGGCAATCCGGCGCTGAAACCGGAGACGGAAGACGCGGCGCACTTCATCATTCGCATGCTGCGCCAGTATCCCGGCGAGGTGACAATCTACGCCGGCGGGCCGCTCACCAACCTGGCGCAGGTGGTGAGCCTCGATCCGAAGGCGCCCGAACTGGCGCAGGAGCTGGTGATCATGGGCGGCAGCGTAGGGCCGGAGAATGCCGACATCGCGCGCAAGACGGCGAATCGCCGCGAGTTCAACTTCTGGTGGGATCCGGAAGCGGTGCACATGGTTTTGCGCGCGCCCTGGAAGAAGATCACGGTCACGACGGTGGACATCTCGGTGAAGACCCGGATGACGCCGGCCATGATCGCCGAGATCGGCAAGTCAGGCACGCCGGCGGGCAAATACATCGGCCAGTACGCCGGCGAAGAGTTGCTGTGGGATGAACTCGCGGCGGCGGCGTGGCTCGACCCTAGCATCATCACCAAGCAGGCGCAGCTCTACATGGACATGGACATCTCCCACACCGCCGGCTACGGCAACACGCTCGTCTGGAACCCGAACGACGCACCCGGGCTCGGCGAGCGGCTGGTGTACGTGCACACCGACCTGGACCTGGAGAAGTTCAACCGGATGGTGGTGGATTTGTTGTCGCGGGGGCCGGGGAAGTAGGCGGAGTTGGACGCTGTTTCGCCGCCGATGATGACCCATTTCGTAGAGACGCGGCTTGCTGTGTCTCGCTGTTGTTTACGCGCGCGGAGACGTTGCACGCAACGTCTCTCCGGGAGGTTAAGCGCTCGCTTCGTTACCCGCTGACCGCCGCGGCAGGCCGGATCGTTTCCTTGCGGACCGTGAGCTTCTCGATGAGGTCGGTGCGGATCGCGTATCCGGCGCCGGCTTCGTTGCTGACGGCGATGAAGCCCTCGGGCGAAACGGTGACCGGCGGCTCGATGATGTCGTCTTTCCAGTAGCGCTTCGAGGCGGAAACGTCGCCGGGCAGCGTGAAGTTCGGCAGCGTGGAAAGGGCCACGTTGTGCGCGCGTCCAATGCCCGACTCCAGCATGCCGCCGCACCACACGGGGACCTGGGCTTTCTGCGCCACGTCGTGGACCGCAATGGCCTCGCTGAATCCGCCCACGCGTCCCACCTTGATGTTGACGATGCGGCAAGCGCCGGCCTCGATGGCGGCTTCGGCGTCGCGCGCGTTGCGAATCGCTTCGTCGAGGCAGATGGCGGTCTGCAGTTGCTTCTGCAGCCGCGAGTGGAAGTAGAAGTCGTCGTTCCACAGCGGCTGCTCGATCATCAGCAGCTTGAACTGGTCGAACTTTTTCAGGTGGTCGGCGTCGGCGAGCGTGTAGGCCGAGTTGGCGTCACAGCTCAGCAGGACCTTCGGCCAGCGCGCGCGCACTTTCTCCAGAATGTTGACGTCCCAGCCCGGTTTTACCTTCAGCTTGATGCGGCGATACCCGGCGGCGAGTTCACCGGCGACCTTGTCGAGCAAGTGCTCGACCGTGTCCTGGATACCAATTGAAACGCCGCACGCGATGGCGCTCTGCGTGCCGCCCAGCAGCTTCCACAGCGGCATCTTCCTGATGCGCGCCTCGGCGTCCCAGAGCGCATTCTCCAGCGCGGCCTTCGCCATGCGGTTGGCGCGGACGCGCGCGAAAACAGCAGGCGCGTCGGCGCCGCGCGCGATTTCTTTCCCGGCGAGCGCGGGCGCAAGATATTTGCTGATGACGTACCACGCCGTGTCGATCGACTCCTCGTTGTAGAACGGGTGTTCACCCGCAACGCACTCGCCCCAGGCGTCGAGCCCCTGACAATGCAGCGTGACCAGCGCAATGCGCCGCTCGGTAGTGCGGCTGAAGCTGGTCTCGAAGAAGTGGACCAGCGGCATGCGGATTTCGCGGAGCGTGATGGCTTCAATCTTCATGCTTCACTCGCATACGACCACGGCTCGTCCCATTTGCCCAGAAGAAATTTCCCGTTTCCCGCCTCGTCGCGCTCGTAGGCCAGCACGCTCAGGCCCCGGGCGAAGGCCTGCTGAAACAGCTCGCGGTTGCGCGTTTGGACCTCCGCCGCTTTGGCGCGCGTTTCGGGAGCGGCCTTCCAGGCGTAGATTTCGGCCGGCACGCTGATCGTCAGTTCGGGCGTGACATTGGGGGCGACGCCCCGATCGAGCACGTCCGAGACGCGGCGTGACTTGAGCCACCACTCGGCCACGAGACGGTCAGTCGGCAGCCCGCCCTGCAGCGCCGACGACGACACGCCGTACTGGTTCATGTTGTAGCGCCGCGCAATCGCGCCCAGGCGCGTTATGTTCAGGTGCGAGTTCTTGATCTCCAGCGGATCGAAGGTCCATTCGATGAGTTCGAAGCCGCGCGGCACGGCGTCATCGCGCTGCGCCAGCTTCATGCGGCGTCCCAGGCCGTGGTTGCGATAGCTTTCGCGCACGGCCAGCATGTGCGAGTGCAGGTAAGGATGCCCGGCGCGCGTACCCGGAATCGAAAGCGCGTAGCCGACCAGTTCCGGGCCGTCGAAGCTGCCGATGATCTGCCCGCCAATTTTTTCCGCGACCACGAACATGCGCAGCGGCACCAGGTCGGCGTCAGAAAAGTTCCACACCTCTTTTTGCAGGCGGACGCAGGCTTCCAGTTCCGCAAAGCCTCGGCAGGGCCGGATGACGACGCTGTCGCCCGTCACTTCGCGCCGTCCTGCGGCGCGTTGGCTTTCTCCAGGCGCTTCGACTGTTGCCATAGCAACTCCATTTCCTCCAGCGTGGCGTCTTCGAGCCTGCGGCCGGCGGCCCGCAGTTGCTGTTCCATCCATTGGAAGCGCTGCTTGAACTTGCGATTGGTCTTCTTCAGCGCCGATTCCGGGTCCAGCGAAAGATATCGCGCCACGTTCACCAGCACAAAGAAAAGATCACCGACTTCGTCTTCCAGGCGCGCGCGCAGGTCGTCGGCGATCGCGGCGCCGCTGGCGCCGGCCACGCCGCGCTGCGCCGGCCGCGGCCCGGGAGCAGGGAAGCGCTTCAGCTCCTCGCGCAGCTCGGCGGTTTCTTCCGCCAGCTTGTCGAACAGGCCTTCGATCTCGGGCCACTCGAAGCCGGCGTGCGCCGCTCGCGAGCTGAGCTTGTGCGCCTCCAGCAGCGCCGGCATGGCATGCGAAACGCCGGCGAGGACCGAATCCTTCTTGTCTTCGGACTTCGCCGCCTTCCCGCCGCCGCCTTCGAGCCGCTTCTTCTTTTCTTCCGCCTTCAGCGCCTCCCAGTTGCGGAGCACGTCGCCCGCGGTTTCCGCTTTAACGTCGCCGAAAACGTGCGGATGCCGATCAACCAGCTTGCCGCTGAGCCGGTCGAGCACGTCGTCAATCGAGAAGTAGCCCGCCTCGCGCGCCATCTCGGAGTAGAAGAGAACTTGCAGCAACAAATCGCCCAGTTCGCCGGTGAGTTCGGGCCAGTCGCGATTGTCAATCGCTTCCAGTACTTCGTAGGTTTCCTCGAGGGTGAACGGCTTGATCGAGTCGAAGGTCTGCTCGCGGTCCCAGGGACATCCGCCGGGCGCGCGCAGCCGGGCCATGATCTGGACAGCGCGCTCGAAGCGATCGCCGGTGGTCGGTTTGGAAGCATCCGACGGCATCCCACTAATGTAACGGACGCAGTCGCTGGTACCAACGCCCGCGGGGCACGGCGTCGCCCGCGGCGCTGGTGTAAAATTTCTGTTTCCGCGCCCGCGTCGCGACCAGACCGTCAGCCGCCCATCACTCGAACCAGGAAGGCGGAACACGCACGATGAATGCCGGCAAGCCCATCTCGGGATACGTGACCTTTGTCCTGCACGCGCACCTGCCCTACGTGGTGCATCACGGCACCTGGCCGCACGGGCAGGACTGGCTGCACGAGGCGGCGGCGGAAACCTATGTGCCGCTGCTGCGCGTGTTCGCGGAGCTGGAAGGGCGCCGCACTCCCCTCAAGTGCAACTTGAACCTTTCGCCGGTCCTGCTGGAGCAGATGGCGCTTCCGGACTTCAAGGCTGGGTTCGAAAGCTACCTGCGCCAGAAAATCGAGGCGGCCCGCAAAGACCGCAGGCACTTCGAAGCCAAGGGCCAGGGACACTTCACAAGGCTGGCGCAGTTCTGGGCCGATTTCTACGAAGGCGTTGCGCGCGACTTCGCCGCGCTGGGCGGCGACCTGATCGCCGGCTTTAAGCGCTACTACGACTCCGGCTCGATCGAGATCATCACCTGCGGCGCCACCCACGGCTATTTCGCGCTGCTCGGCGCCGACGCCTCCATCCGCGCGCAGGTGCGCGTCGGCGTGGAGACCCACCAGCGCTTCTTCGGCCGCAGGCCGCGCGGCATTTGGCTGCCCGAGTGCGCCTACCGGCCCGCGGGACCATGGCGGTATCCGGTGCCGGTGGATGGATTGCGCGGCCCGTTCCAGCGTTCGGGCGTGGAGCAGGTCCTGGCCGAGTACGGCATCGAGTTCTTCTTCGTCGACACGCACCTGGTCGAGAAGAACGTGCGCTTCACGCCGTACGAGGTCCTCGCCGGCGACGTGCCCGTGGCTGTCGAGGAACAGGCGCGCGACGGCGGCCCGTCGGTCTATCTCCCGTACTACGCCGATACGCCCACGCGCGACCGCGCGCGCGTCGCGTTTTTCACCCGCGACGCCCGCACCGGCATTCAGGTGTGGAGCGGCATGCACGGATATCCCGGCGATCCGGTGTATCTGGAATTTCACAAGAAGCACTGGCCGGGCGGCCATCGCTACTGGCAGGTCACGCAGTCGCAGCTCGACCTGGGCGCCAAGACGCCGTACTTTCCCGAGATCGCGCAGCAGCAGACGCAGGTGCACGGCCGCCACTTCGTGGAAACCACGCGCAACGTGCTGGAATACGACGCGCCGCACAGCGAGGGCGTTCCGCCTGTTCTCTGCGCTCCATTCGACGCCGAACTGTTCGGCCACTGGTGGTTCGAAGGCCCGTCGTGGCTGAAGCATGTCGCCATCGAAGCGCACCGGCCGGATTCGGGCATCGAGCTGGTCACCGCGCCCGAGTACCTGGCGCGGCAGAAGCCGGCGGGATTTGTGCCGCTGCCTGAAGGTTCCTGGGGACGCAACGGGACGCACGAAGTCTGGCTGAATCGTGACACCGAGTGGACGTGGAAGCACATCTACCAGGCGGAGCTGGCGGTGCAGCAGTTGGTGCAGAGCGGCCGCTGGCGCGAGTCGGAGGAGGCGCGCCGGCTGGCCACGCAGATTGTCCGCGAGCTGCTGCTGCTGGAGTCGAGCGACTGGCAATTCCTCATCACCACCGAACACGCCCGCGACTACGCCGAGAAGCGCTTCAACGAACACCTCACCGGCTTCAACGAGCTGCTCGGGGGCTGGCGCCAGTTCGAGGCGGCCGGGAAGGTTCCCGAGCAGACGCGTCGCAGGCTGGAAGAGCTGGAGCGCGTGGATTCCGTCTTCCCCGAGATCACGCCTGAGGTCTTCGCCTAGCAAACTTGCTTCCGGCCGCGCGCGCGTAGAAGCTCACCCGAGTACCCGCGCATCTGAATAGAAGATGAACCGCGAATTTTCGCAGCGCCCGCCGCTGGCCGGCCAGTGGTTCGACGTGGCCGTGATCGGCGGCGGCGTCAACGGCGTGGCCATCGCGCGCGAGTGCGCGCGCGCCGGTGCCGCCGTGCTGCTGGCCGAACAGCACGACTTCGCTTCCGGTACCACCAGCCGCTCCACGCGCATCATCCACGGCGGGCTGCGCTACCTGGAGCACGGCGAAATCGGCCTGGTGCGCGAGTCGGTGGCCGAGCGCGAGCGTTTGCTGCGCCAGCGGCCGCACCTGGTGCGCTCGCTCAATTTTCTGCTCGCCATGCCGCCCGGCCGCGGGCGCCGCAGCGCGCTCGGCATCCGTGCTGGGTTGTGGCTTTATCGCAGATTCGGCGACGGCGCGCCGCACCGCGGTCCCGGCGACGGCGAAGCGCGCAGGCGCTTCGAGCAGGCCCTCGACTCGGGCCGGCGGCTGGCTCTGTTCTCCTACGACGACGCACAGTGCGAATTTCCCGAGCGGCTGGTCGCCGAATGGCTGCGCGAGGCGGTCGCGGCGGGCGCGGAGGTCCGCAATCACACGCGCGCGCTGCGTATCCAGACGTCCGGCGGGCGGGTGCAGGGCGTGCTGTTGCGCGACCAACTCAGCGGCGCCGAGTTCGCCATCGAGTGCCGGCTGGTGGTCAACGCCGGCGGTCCGTGGGCCGACCAGGTGGCTGCTGCCGCCGGCCTGCGCCAAGGCGCGCGGCTTGTCGGCGGGACGCGCGGCTCGCACATCGTGCTGGGCCGGCTTCCCGGCGTTTCGTCGTCGGCCATCTACGCGCCGGCCGCCGACGGCCGGCCCGTCTTCATGGTTCCGTGGAACGGCCAGGTGCTGGTGGGCACAACCGATATTCCCGATCAGGGCGACCCCGGGCGCACCCTGCCGACCACCGATGAGATCGCGTATCTGCTGGCCGCGGTGAACGCCATGTTTCCGGCCGCGCGGTTGGGCCTTGCAGACATCGCGTACGCGTTTGCCGGCGTGCGCCCGCTGCCTTATGCGCCGGGCGAGGCGCCGGCGGCAATTTCACGGCGCCACTTTCTCCACAATCACGGCGCCGACGGCGCGGCCGGCATGGTCAGCGTGATCGGCGGCAAGCTCACGACCGCCGCCAGCCTGGCGCGCCAGTGCGCGCGCAAGCTGGGATACGGCGTCGCCGAGCCGGCCGGCGCCGTCGCCATGGCCGACGACGGCCCAGACGCCGCATTGCTGGAGTGGCAGCGCCGCGTAGCTTCCTCGGCGGGCATCGGCAAGCGCACGGCGCACGCGCTGGTGGACTGGCACGGCGAGCACGCGCTCAAGCTGGCGCGCGCAGCGGCGCGCGACGCCCGTCTGCGTGCCCCGTTGTGCGAGCATACGGCGCACATCGCCGTCGAGGCGCTCAGTGCCGTTCAGGATGAATACGCCGCCACGCTGGCCGATGTCCTGCTGCGCCGCGTTCCCGTGGCGCTGCATGCGTCATGGTCGGCCGCGTGCACGCGGACGGCTGCAAATAGCGTGGGCGCCGCACTGGGATGGACCGAACGCCGCCGCGAGGAAGAGATCGAGCGCTTCCAGCAGGAGCGCGCCGCATTCCTGGTGAAGCCCGTCCCCGCGGCGCGCGCCCTAGCGCCAGAGACTGCCTAACAGTTCCGTGTCATCGGAGATGATCGCGTCCACGCCCATCTCGGCGAAGCGCAACATGTCGTCGCGCCGATTCACGGTCCACACAAAAACCTGGCGGCCGCGGGCGTGAAAACGATCGAGCATCGGCCGGTCCAGCAACCTGGCGTTCGGCGCCATTGTTTGGACCGCGGACCCCTCGGCCGCCGCCAGGTGGTCGCGCCGCTCGCTGATGAAACCGAGGGGAAGCTTCGCATCGAGCCGGCGCAGCTCGGTCAGCACGTCCGGCTGAAATGACGTGACCACGTAACCGCGCTCGGGCGGCGCCTCGCGCAGCGCGCGCAACACGCGTTCCTCGCAACCCGCGACCTTGATTTCGATGTCGAGGTACGCGCGCTTGCCATAGCGCGACAGCACGTCTTCCAGGCAGGGAACCATGCAGGCGGCCGCCTCGCATAGCCGGTTGTAGCCGCACTCGGCAATGACCGCGCCCTTCAGCTTGGGATCGTGGCAGAGGACCGCGCGGCCGTCGCGGGTGAAGCGCACATCGAACTCGAACCCGTCGCAGCCGTGCGCCAGCGCGAGGTCGAATGCTTGGAAGGTATTTTCCGGGGCCTGCTTGCGGGCGCCGCGATGTCCGAGCCGCAGCGGGCGAGTGGGCGCGGCGTTCACGCGAGGCTAGTCCAGGTCGAAGTCGCGGATGGGCCGCCCGGTATCGGGCGACTCTTTGGCTTTCTTCAGCGCCTCGCGGAACTTCTTGTCGAGCAGGTCGCCCTTTTGCTTTTCCGCCTCGACCGACTGCCGAAAGATGGAGTCGCGCCGGCTGTCGGCGTCGTGCATGGCGCGCGCCGCGGCGTCGAGGTCGGCAAACGTCTTGGGACGCACGGCCGGCGTGTGCGCGATGACGGCGCGCGTCTCCACATCAATTTTCAGCAAGGCGCCGCATTCCGGGCAGGTGACCTCGAACGTCTCGGCCTGGTGCTTCTTGGACATGAGGAGATGATAGCGCACTGGTGAACGCTCGTGACTATTCCAGCTCGGGGATGAGTATCTCGACGAACTCCCTGGCGCTCACGACCGCGGTCCCACGCCACGAGCGCGGGAAGTGGCGCTTGTTTCCCGTGATCAGAAATTGGGCTCTCGCCTCCTCAGCGCACTCAAGGAATTTATTGTCGTCGAGATCGCCAGCCGCGCTCACTCCTTTGCCCGGAGTGACGCGCCGCCCAGCGCGCACAATCAGTTCAAGCGACAGCTCGACAAGTGACCTGGTTAAACCGAACTTCGGTCTCAACAGGACGTTACGGTATTCGTGCAGAATCGAGTCGGAGTAGCAGGCAAGAATCGTTCCGGCGATGGACATATCCAGAACGAACCGCTCGAATCCGTCAAGGTTCAGGTGGGCGGAAACGACGACGTTGGTGTCAAGAACGACGGCCGGTCTTGGCACGGCTCAGCTTTTCTTCACGCCGGTACGCCCTAATCTCCTTATCGATCTGGCGCATGCTCATTCGTGACCTGCCGGATTTGACCGATGCGGCGCGCAGCGCCGCGAGCGGCTTGCTTTCGGGCGCCATCGTCTTAAGGAAGTCGCGCACGCTCATGATGACAACCTGAGGTTCGCCGCGGCGGTCCACCACAAAACGTTCCTGCCGCTGGCGGGCCCGGCGCATGATCTGCCCGAACTGGGTGCGAGCGGTAAGCGCCGAGATGATCTTGGGGGCGAGCGGTGTGTCTTTGGTCGCCATGACGTTGAACTAATTAATTAGTTCGAGGAGATTCTAGCACCACACGCACTACAAATACACCACCTGATGGTCCGGGCACTGCGGCCTGGCCACGTCCAGCAGCGCATCGAGCACGTCGGGGCCGTAACGCGCCACGAACGACACGCCTGCAACCACGCGCTCCTGCAAAGTCTTGTTCGGATAGAGCGCCGCGCTGAGCCGGTCGGCGTGGCGGACTACGTCCTCGTGCCGCCGCATGCCGGCGCGGGCGGCGCGCACGTGCAGGCGCTGGAGCTGGTAGCGCATCTTGGCGGCAGCGCGGGAGGCGGCCTCGCTCAAGGTGGGATCGAGTTGCAACAGTTCGGTGGAGTAGGCCGCGATGAGCGCGTCGAGCGCGCCGGCGGAGTTGCGGTAGGTCTCTTCCAGCTTCGACGGCAGGCTGCGGCCGGCGAGCAGTTCGCGCGTATGCTCCACGCCCTTGAACAGGTCGGCGACACGCGCCTGGTAGCGATCGAGCAGGCGTTTACATCGCGGCTCGACCAGCGTCGCGCTGAAGCGCGGCAGCGCCGGCGTCACCCCGCCGAGCAGCTTGTCTTCCAGCACCGCCACCTGCGCCCAATACGCGATCTCGGCCGGGCCGGCGATCACTGCGACTGAGGGCAGCAAAAAGTCCTGCATCGCCGGACGCAGCAGCGCGTTGGGGCTGAACTGCTCCGGCGCGGCCTCCACCTCAGCGGCAAATTCGGCCGCCGTCAGCCTTCGGTCGCCGACCACGAAGTGCGAGTTACTGCGCCGGATTGCCACGCGTCGCCCGCCCGCGAGCGAAAACAGCAGCGACGACGATGCCGCCACCTTCACCTGCGCGTGGTACCCGGAGGCTTCGAGTTCTTTGCCGCGGGCATCGAGCCCGGCGTGCAGTTCGTCGGCGCGGCGGGCGGCGTTGCCGAGCAGCGGCGCCGCAAGCTGGTGCAGTTCGCTGTCGAGCGGATCGAGCACGATGAGCCCGAAGCGGCCAAACAGGCACATGAGGAGCCGGGCGAAGGCTGAACCCAGCGTCTGGCCGGGTGCATACGCCTGCTCGAGAATGCTGGGACCGATCAGGTGCTCGACCTGGCGGAGCACCGAGTTGATCTCAGCGCCGAGGCGAATGCTTCCCACCGGGGCGTCCGGCGGCGCAGTGGACGCGATCTCGATGCGATGCGGCTCTCCGTGCTCGTCGGCGAGGAAGGCATGCGACACTTCGGCGAAGTCGTGGTCCTCGGTGGCCAGCCAGAAGATGGGCGCCGATTCGACACCCGCGGCGGTATATTCAGCCGCAACTTTTACGGCGCTCAGGGCTTTGTAGAAGGAGTACAGCGGCCCGCCCAGCACGCCCACCTGCTGTCCGGTAACCACGGCAAGAGCGCCGTTGCGCAACCGGCCGAGATTGGAAATGACTTCAGGAGGCGCGTTCCACGCCCGGTTTTGCCGCAGCAGCGCGTTGGCCACGGCTTGGCGCTGCGCCTCGGCATAGCGCGCGCGGACTTTGGCGGCTTGCTCAGGCAGCCAGTCACGGGTGAGCGGCGGGTGCGCGTAAAAGCGGCGAACACGATCCAGGTTGTACAGGTAGTCGAGGAACAGGCGCGAGCTGTGCGGTATGCCCGTAAACGGCAGACACTCGGAATACACTAGCGGCGCTCCCCTCGCCGCTCGCGGCGGCTCCACAGTTGGATTCGCGGTTGGGAGGTTGGTTTCATGATTTCCACCAAGGTCCTGCGCCGATTCACGGCGGCGCTGCTCGCCGCCTCGCTGCTCACGGCCAGCGGCGCTCAAGAGCAGAAAAACAGCCCCAAGCCAGACGAGCAACCCGCCGCGCGCTTCACCGCGCGCTCCGAACTGGTGCTGGTGCCGGCCGTGGTCACCGATCGCTCAGGCGCGCACATTCCCAACCTGACGAAAGACGATTTTATCGTGGAGCAAAACGGGGTTGAGCAGAAAATCGCCGCCTTCGAGGAGATCAAGGCGACGGCGGCCCCGGTCGTTCGTCCCAGGCTGCCGCAGGGCGTCTTCAGCAATCTTTCGCCGGTCAATTTTCAGCCGCGTCGCATCAACATCATCGTGCTCGACACGATCAACACCGAGTTCACCGACCAGGCCTGGGCCAGGCGTGAGCTGCTCAAGTACCTGGCCGAGTCGGTCAACACCGGCGACCTCACGACCCTGCTCACGCTGCACCGCGGCGGCATCCGCGTGGTGCACGACTTCACCACCGACCCGGCGGTGCTGGTGGCGGCGCTCAAGCGGGTGCGCGGCGCGCCGGGCATGAGCGAGGGCGAAAACACCATCGCGGCCGACGATCCCACGGCCGCGCTCAGCTCCGACGCGGTCGCCGCCGAATCCGACCAGCTCCAGGCCATGATTTCGCAGATGGAAGCGCGCTCGGCGCGCATGATGCGCGGCTTCTCCATCCAGTACACGCTCGACGCCTTTCAGACCATCGCGCGCGCCTACGCCGGCGTCCCCGGCCGCAAGGCGCTCATCTGGATGACCGGCAGCTTCCCGTTCCCCATGGACCAGCCCGGCGATGTGGATTCGCGCAGCTTCGGCGGCCAGTTCGAGCACGTGTTCCAGTTGCTGAACGACGCCAACATCGCGCTCTACCCGGTGGACGCGCGCGGGCTGGTGACGCTGGGGCCGAGCGCCGCCAGTTCGCTGCGTCCCAACCCGCGCAATCCGGGGGCGATGATGGCGAGCCAGGTCAGGACCCACATGAGCACGATCAGTACCATGCAGACGTTTGCCGCCATGACCGGCGGCGAGGCCTTCTACAACACCAACGACCTGAATCGAGCCGTGCGGCGCGCGTCGGAAGACTCGTCGGCTTACTACATGCTGGCGTATTACTTGAAGCCGGAGCCGGAAGACGCGAAAAAGAAACGCGATCCCTGGCGCAAGCTGACCGTGAAGGTGAAGCGCTCGGGCGCCCACGTGCGGGCGCGCAGCGGCTTCTACATTCAGCCGCCGGCCGCCGACGAGCAAACTGCCCGCACCCGCGACCTGCGCTCAGCAGTCACCTCGCCGCTCGACTACACCGCCCTGCCGCTGCAGTTGCGCTTCGGCGCCCAAAGGCCGGCAGGGAAGAAGCGCGCGGTTGAGTTCGAAATCAACGTGGCCGCCAACGCCGTGAGCATCGACGTCGCCGACAACAACCACCTGAGCCTCGAGGTTGTCGCCATGGTGAGCACGCCCGAGTCCAGCCTGGCCGACAATTTCAGGGAAACCATCGAGGGCCACGTCAAGCCGGAGAACCGCCAGAAGATCATGAGCAGCGGCATCACCTACCGCAACCTGCTCAACGTCGCCCCCGGCGAGTACTCGGTGAAGCTCGTCGTCCGCGACAACCTGAGCGGCCGCATGGGCAGCCTGCAGGCCCCGCTGACGGTCAGTCCCTGAAATCCCGAAGCGAAGCGCGGGATCCATACTTGACCTCCGCAGTTGGGTAGCGGTATGGCTCCCTCGCTGCGCTCGCCATGTCGCGCCAAGGCCGCGCTGAATCGGTTCCGCTGCATGCAACATCCAATGACCACGTTGACTTCCAATCATCTCCACCCTAGATTGGAAGCAGTTCTTTGAGCATTGCAGCCAGCGTCTCGCGCGCCAGCGCGAGCGCCACCCGAGTGGGGGCGTCACGGCTTCGACGGAAGCGCTTGCGGCTGAGAGGCATACCGGGGTGCACACGCCCGTAACTGTGGCAAGAACAACAATTGCCAATTCAAACCTGGCATACGCTGCTTAATTAACTAAGTGGCCGTCCTCCGCGGCTTTGCCTGTGGGCTGCGGAAGGGCGTCGCACAGCAGGCTGGCTTGTGGCCCCCGGTCCGAGGGCCGCCGGCAAGATCATCGGACTAGCTGACCGCGTTTCTTGTCCGTTCTGAGCGCGCTCGGCGAAAGTTTCCGGCGAAGGCCGGAAGCGGGAACGCGACTAAGTATGTAGTTCTCTCCGCCTGTGACGTTTTCGGACGCGGGTTCAACTCCCGCCGCCTCCACCAGAATCCGCGAAGCAGATTTTGGTCTCCCGGGCCTCGCGCCTCAGCTGCGACAGCACGGTTCTTGAGCATGCCCATCACCAGGGGAAATTGACGATTCTGGAAAGGTATGATTCGCTCAGTTCCGGCGCAGCGGCCCGGTTGCGCGGATCGGCCGCGGTTTGCAGGCGCACATCATTCCCAGGGCGATTGCCGGCCGGCCCCGAA
It includes:
- a CDS encoding VWA domain-containing protein, with the translated sequence MISTKVLRRFTAALLAASLLTASGAQEQKNSPKPDEQPAARFTARSELVLVPAVVTDRSGAHIPNLTKDDFIVEQNGVEQKIAAFEEIKATAAPVVRPRLPQGVFSNLSPVNFQPRRINIIVLDTINTEFTDQAWARRELLKYLAESVNTGDLTTLLTLHRGGIRVVHDFTTDPAVLVAALKRVRGAPGMSEGENTIAADDPTAALSSDAVAAESDQLQAMISQMEARSARMMRGFSIQYTLDAFQTIARAYAGVPGRKALIWMTGSFPFPMDQPGDVDSRSFGGQFEHVFQLLNDANIALYPVDARGLVTLGPSAASSLRPNPRNPGAMMASQVRTHMSTISTMQTFAAMTGGEAFYNTNDLNRAVRRASEDSSAYYMLAYYLKPEPEDAKKKRDPWRKLTVKVKRSGAHVRARSGFYIQPPAADEQTARTRDLRSAVTSPLDYTALPLQLRFGAQRPAGKKRAVEFEINVAANAVSIDVADNNHLSLEVVAMVSTPESSLADNFRETIEGHVKPENRQKIMSSGITYRNLLNVAPGEYSVKLVVRDNLSGRMGSLQAPLTVSP